A single Garra rufa chromosome 9, GarRuf1.0, whole genome shotgun sequence DNA region contains:
- the trak1a gene encoding trafficking kinesin-binding protein 1 → MNVCNSTDLPEVEIISLLEEQLPHYKLRADTIYGYDHDDWLHTPLISPDVNLDLTTEQIEETLKYFLLCADRVGQMTKTYNDIDAVTRLLEEKERDLELAARIGQSLLKKNKTLSERNTFLEEQVEHIREEVSQLRHDLSMKDELLQFYTSAAEESDGDSASSTPIRRNDSSFTIPNYLPLDSLQKKLKDLEEENISLRSEANHLETETISYEEKEQQLVNDCVKELRDANIQISTIAEELAKKTEDASRQQEEITHLLSQIVDLQKKSLISFLYLKNFCVTLHAYHLVFMISLCSQCCMLCGIFYSFRFLHPSGSATLHAWQQLAQPHLGGILDARPGVVTKGFRPLELDLEEVYQFTDLEEDELGQHSQSAISTSFMGSLPCSPSLRRPRANNPDNQEEHLKENGGTPGVGPDRMEAGEEEVSSVHFPGKCMSHTSSTYTFTTCRILHPTDELTRVTPSLLSGPSLASCVMSSSSLRSTPVSTPCTPRRLSLAESFTNLRDSTKTTCTSLGLVRLLQERGISAAVYNPLSWDRADRAPPPDPCSSHTATPTHTGPDTLPSTPPNSPSKSKPTSPVLPVDYSPSDPPYETFLASRPARSILKEVREADERARTDTQCQTEVSVQNLRLVDKVKKFSLAPRTLTPGIGRPGPAFGAHAVVTSPIGGLPVLNSGMRRNRSYPAMVGASMAMKGPGPPSEDLLLAPRPPRQTSLSEK, encoded by the exons TTCTATGTGCTGATCGAGTGGGCCAGATGACTAAGACATATAATGACATAGATGCTGTGACACGTCTCCTGGAGGAG AAAGAGCGGGATTTGGAGTTGGCGGCTCGTATTGGCCAGTCTCTGCTGAAAAAGAACAAAACCCTCAGCGAGAGGAACACCTTTCTAGAGGAGCAGGTGGAGCACATACGAGAAGAG GTATCTCAGCTGCGTCATGATCTCTCAATGAAGGATGAACTCCTGCAGTTCTACACAAGTGCAGCTGAGGAAAGTGACGGAGACTCTGCTTCTAGCACACC TATTCGCAGAAATGACTCGTCTTTCACGATCCCGAATTACCTCCCCCTGGATTCACTACAGAAGAAACTCAAAGACCTGGAGGAAGAGAACATCAGCCTGCGATCAGAG GCAAATCACTTAGAGACAGAGACCATCTCGTACGAAGAAAAGGAACAACAGCTTGTAAATGACTGTGTTAAAGAGCTCA GAGATGCTAACATACAGATCTCTACGATTGCGGAGGAGCTGGCTAAGAAAACAGAAGACGCCTCTCGCCAGCAAGAGGAAATCACACATCTGCTCTCTCAGATCGTGGATCTGCAGAAAAAA AGTCTAATCTCTTTTTTGTATCTTAAGAACTTTTGTGTCACACTTCATGCATATCACCTTGTGTTTATGATCTCTTTGTGTTCTCAGTGTTGTATGTTATGTGGCATTTTTTACAGTTTTCGTTTCCTTCATCCCTCAGGTTCAGCCACTCTACACGCATGGCAGCAGCTCGCTCAGCCCCACCTGGGCGGCATCCTGGACGCACGACCGGGCGTCGTGACCAAGGGCTTTCGACCGCTAGAGCTGGACCTGGAGGAGGTGTACCAATTTACCGACCTGGAGGAAGATGAGCTAGGACAGCATTCCCAATCTGCCATCTCTACCTCTTTCATGGGCTCTCTGCCTTGTTCACCTTCTTTGCGACGACCTCGTGCCAACAATCCTGATAACCAAGAAGAGCACCTCAAAGAAAACGGAGGGACCCCTGGAGTGGGGCCAGACCGAATGGAGGCTGGAGAGGAGGAGGTCTCATCTG TGCATTTTCCTGGTAAATGTATGTCTCACACCAGCTCCACGTATACCTTCACCACCTGCAGGATACTGCACCCTACAGATGAACTCACCAGAGTCACACCCAG TCTCTTGTCAGGTCCATCACTGGCTTCCTGTGTGATGTCCAGCAGCAGTCTGCGCTCAACCCCTGTGTCCACCCCCTGCACGCCTCGTCGCCTCAGCCTGGCGGAGAGTTTCACCAACCTCCGTGACTCAACCAAGACCACCTGTACCTCTCTAGGACTAGTGCGCCTCCTACAGGAGAGAGGTATATCTGCTGCTGTCTATAACCCTCTCAGTTGGGACCGGGCAGATCGAGCCCCTCCACCAGACCCCTGTTCATCACACACTGCCACCCCCACACACACCGGCCCTGACACGCTCCCCTCCACCCCTCCAAACTCTCCTAGCAAGTCCAAACCCACTAGTCCAGTGCTCCCTGTAGACTACAGCCCCTCGGACCCTCCCTACGAAACCTTCCTGGCTTCGCGGCCAGCCAGGTCGATTCTGAAGGAAGTGCGGGAGGCAGACGAAAGGGCTCGGACAGATACGCAGTGTCAGACTGAAGTCAGTGTGCAGAACTTGAGACTGGTGGACAAGGTGAAGAAGTTTAGCCTGGCTCCCAGAACTTTAACCCCAGGGATTGGAAGGCCGGGACCGGCGTTCGGGGCCCACGCTGTTGTGACTTCCCCTATCGGGGGATTGCCAGTGCTGAACTCAGGGATGAGAAGAAATCGCAGTTACCCAGCTATGGTTGGGGCTAGTATGGCTATGAAGGGCCCGGGGCCTCCTAGTGAGGACCTGCTGTTGGCCCCTAGGCCACCCAGACAAACTAGCCTCAGTGAAAAGTGA